In one Bradyrhizobium sp. 4 genomic region, the following are encoded:
- a CDS encoding NAD(P)/FAD-dependent oxidoreductase produces the protein MSNALTELEVNVRADLARIAHPGAAWLEPKVGPDGKPALDVLVVGAGQSGIAIGFGLMRSRVGNILLLDKAEEGMEGPWLTYARMPTLRSPKDYTGPDLDLPSLTYQSWHEARFGKESWQTLDLIPRGHWAEYLLWLRRTIGLPVSNGSELLEIRPAAGDLLAARVKRGGGIETLHARKIVLATGQEGMGNWMIPEPLRELPADSVATAADDIDFENLRGKRVAVIGAGASAFDNAATALEAGAAEVHLLCRRTQIQLIQPYRWLTFRGFLRHLSDLDDAWRWRFMRTILDMREGFPQPTYDRCARHANFTLHEGAPLEAARETGKGIELQTPRGVIAADFVICGTGIDMDFSGRGELRAFAGNIATWADRYEPPESERSARLGRFPYLADDYAFTERVAGETPWISNIHLFAIASTMSFGPSGSSINAMTTAAPKLVNGLTRGLFRADIERHWASLRAYDVPQAMVTRPARKMEESR, from the coding sequence ATGAGTAATGCGCTGACAGAGCTCGAAGTGAACGTTCGCGCCGATCTCGCGCGGATCGCGCATCCCGGTGCCGCCTGGCTCGAACCGAAGGTGGGGCCGGACGGCAAGCCGGCGCTGGATGTGCTCGTTGTCGGCGCCGGCCAATCTGGCATCGCCATCGGCTTCGGCCTGATGCGCTCCCGCGTCGGCAACATCCTGCTGCTGGACAAGGCCGAGGAGGGGATGGAAGGCCCTTGGCTCACCTATGCCCGCATGCCGACGCTGCGCAGCCCGAAAGATTATACAGGACCCGACCTCGATCTTCCGAGCCTGACCTACCAGTCCTGGCATGAGGCCCGTTTCGGCAAGGAGAGCTGGCAGACACTCGACTTGATTCCGCGCGGACACTGGGCCGAGTATCTGCTCTGGTTGCGGCGCACGATCGGCTTGCCCGTGAGCAACGGGAGCGAGCTTCTGGAAATCCGGCCAGCGGCGGGTGATTTGCTCGCCGCACGCGTGAAACGTGGCGGCGGTATCGAGACGCTCCATGCGCGCAAGATCGTGCTGGCGACCGGGCAGGAGGGAATGGGGAACTGGATGATCCCCGAGCCGCTGCGCGAACTGCCGGCCGACTCGGTCGCAACCGCCGCCGACGATATCGATTTCGAAAACCTCCGCGGCAAGCGCGTCGCCGTGATCGGCGCCGGCGCATCTGCCTTCGACAATGCGGCAACCGCACTGGAGGCTGGCGCGGCGGAGGTGCATCTGCTGTGTCGTCGGACGCAGATCCAGCTGATCCAGCCCTATCGCTGGCTGACGTTTCGCGGCTTCCTCCGCCATCTCAGCGATCTCGACGATGCCTGGCGCTGGCGCTTCATGCGCACCATCCTCGACATGCGCGAAGGCTTTCCGCAGCCGACCTATGATCGCTGCGCGCGCCATGCCAATTTCACATTGCACGAGGGCGCGCCGCTTGAGGCCGCGCGCGAGACTGGCAAGGGCATCGAATTGCAGACGCCGCGCGGCGTCATCGCAGCGGATTTCGTCATCTGCGGCACCGGCATCGACATGGATTTTTCCGGCCGTGGCGAGCTGCGCGCATTTGCCGGCAATATCGCAACCTGGGCCGACCGCTACGAGCCCCCGGAGAGCGAACGCAGCGCGCGGCTCGGCCGCTTTCCCTATCTCGCCGACGATTACGCCTTCACCGAACGTGTCGCGGGCGAAACGCCGTGGATCTCGAATATCCATCTCTTCGCCATCGCCTCAACCATGAGTTTTGGTCCGTCGGGATCATCGATCAACGCGATGACCACCGCGGCGCCGAAGCTGGTCAATGGCCTGACGCGCGGCCTGTTCCGCGCCGATATCGAACGACACTGGGCCTCGCTCCGCGCCTATGACGTGCCGCAGGCCATGGTCACGCGGCCGGCGCGAAAAATGGAGGAATCGCGATGA
- a CDS encoding ABC transporter substrate-binding protein, whose amino-acid sequence MRFVSFRSASSVLATTALLLVATAPSQAQTRAETLRYVTGASVNTLDPNIPGSTRESFALSMSTYDRLVAFGRKQLNGKWVFDLDKITGELAESYVVSPDGLKLTFRLRKDAKFQDGSPVTAEDVKWSLDRCVTAPILGKAQLLTGSLTSADQFKVIDPLTIEVTLPKPDKLALPNLATVYPLIINSKVAKEHATPEDPWATAWLKEHTAGSGAYVIESFKPGEQVIIKRNEDWNRGSPDKPAFFKRVIVQSVPEPATRANLVERGDADLVVDLQASDVQSLEAKGKLKVISTPQYNSITFVSMNNQIPPFDNVNVRRAVAFALPYEDMFKAALFGRGAPLFGATWPDGKPLNGIYPFQAPVKTDLDKAREYLKAAGLPEGFSTTFSFNVGQASTAEPMAALVKESLAKIGIKVDIQKLPDAQMSTQINEKKLPLFTEGIVAWLPSTDYFYRNFYTGNQRWNYSSINNPELATIAQEARFEPDKAKYEEAGRKLNAIHFSEMPQIPLWQPNQDAVMASSIEGYTYEFHRQVDYRDVSRK is encoded by the coding sequence ATGCGTTTTGTGTCTTTCAGGTCGGCATCCTCCGTGCTCGCCACCACCGCGTTGCTGCTCGTCGCCACCGCGCCCTCGCAAGCGCAGACCAGGGCCGAGACGTTGCGCTATGTCACCGGTGCTTCCGTCAACACGCTCGATCCCAACATCCCGGGCTCGACGCGCGAATCCTTCGCGCTGAGCATGAGCACCTACGACCGCCTTGTCGCGTTCGGCCGCAAGCAGCTCAACGGCAAATGGGTGTTCGATCTCGACAAGATCACCGGCGAGCTCGCCGAATCCTACGTCGTCAGTCCGGACGGACTGAAGCTGACGTTCCGTCTGCGCAAGGATGCCAAGTTCCAGGACGGCTCGCCCGTGACCGCCGAGGACGTCAAATGGTCGCTCGATCGCTGCGTCACCGCGCCGATCCTCGGCAAGGCACAATTGCTGACGGGATCGTTGACGTCGGCCGACCAGTTCAAGGTGATCGATCCCCTCACGATCGAAGTGACGCTGCCGAAGCCCGACAAGCTCGCGCTGCCGAATCTCGCCACGGTCTACCCGCTGATCATCAACTCGAAGGTCGCCAAGGAGCACGCGACCCCGGAAGATCCCTGGGCCACCGCTTGGCTGAAGGAGCACACCGCCGGCAGCGGCGCTTACGTCATCGAGAGCTTCAAGCCCGGTGAGCAGGTGATCATCAAGCGCAACGAGGATTGGAACCGGGGCTCGCCCGACAAGCCGGCGTTCTTCAAGCGCGTGATCGTGCAGTCCGTGCCGGAGCCCGCGACCCGCGCCAACCTTGTCGAGCGCGGCGACGCCGATCTCGTCGTCGATCTCCAGGCCAGCGACGTGCAATCGCTCGAGGCCAAGGGCAAGCTCAAGGTGATCTCGACGCCGCAATACAATTCGATCACCTTCGTCTCGATGAACAATCAGATCCCGCCCTTCGACAACGTCAACGTGCGCCGCGCCGTCGCGTTCGCGCTGCCCTATGAGGACATGTTCAAGGCTGCCCTGTTCGGCCGCGGAGCTCCGCTGTTCGGTGCGACTTGGCCGGATGGCAAGCCGCTGAACGGCATCTATCCGTTCCAGGCGCCGGTGAAGACCGATCTCGACAAGGCGAGGGAATATTTGAAGGCCGCCGGGCTCCCGGAGGGCTTTTCGACCACCTTCAGCTTCAACGTCGGTCAGGCCTCGACCGCGGAGCCGATGGCGGCTCTCGTGAAGGAATCGCTTGCCAAGATCGGGATCAAGGTCGACATCCAGAAGCTGCCGGACGCGCAGATGTCGACGCAGATCAACGAGAAGAAGCTGCCCTTGTTCACGGAAGGCATCGTCGCCTGGCTGCCCTCGACCGATTACTTCTACCGCAACTTCTACACCGGCAATCAGCGCTGGAATTACAGCTCGATTAACAATCCGGAGCTGGCGACCATCGCGCAGGAAGCGCGCTTCGAGCCCGACAAGGCCAAGTACGAGGAAGCCGGCCGCAAGCTCAATGCGATCCATTTCAGCGAGATGCCTCAGATTCCGCTGTGGCAACCGAACCAGGACGCTGTGATGGCCTCGTCGATCGAGGGCTACACCTACGAATTCCACCGTCAGGTCGACTATCGCGACGTCAGCCGCAAGTGA
- a CDS encoding ABC transporter permease, producing the protein MTGFGATVVRAGRRLLSSLPALFGVLVFTFLLMRVLPGDPAVFFASGPNAGKEEIEQIRKQMGLDKSVPEQLVFYLSDIGRGNLGRSMMTGQPVLKDLRERLPASLELTFTALLIALIAAVPLGVVAALKPGSLVDHGVRLFCALGVCVPTFVSGLLLIYVFYYLLGLAPDPTGRIDVFTSLPPQRTGFLSIDFLLAGDIEGWWATCKQLILPALSMALFVIAPLARITRASMLVSLGSDFVRTARSVGLSWQKVVVTYALRNAILPVITIAGIVFSTMLGANVLVEKVFSWPGVASYALDALLSSDYAPVQGFVLLMAGIFVLVNLVVDICYGIADPRVSIG; encoded by the coding sequence ATGACCGGTTTTGGTGCGACGGTGGTGCGGGCGGGGAGGCGGCTTCTGTCGTCGCTGCCGGCGTTGTTCGGCGTGCTGGTCTTCACCTTTCTGCTGATGCGGGTCCTCCCCGGAGATCCCGCGGTGTTCTTCGCCTCGGGGCCCAACGCCGGCAAGGAGGAGATCGAGCAGATCCGCAAGCAGATGGGGCTCGACAAGTCGGTGCCGGAGCAGCTCGTGTTCTATCTCTCCGACATTGGCCGCGGCAATCTCGGCCGCTCCATGATGACGGGGCAGCCGGTCCTGAAGGACCTTCGCGAACGGCTGCCGGCCTCGCTCGAACTGACGTTCACGGCGTTGCTGATCGCATTGATTGCGGCGGTGCCGCTCGGCGTCGTCGCAGCCTTGAAACCGGGATCGCTGGTCGATCACGGCGTGCGGCTGTTCTGCGCGCTCGGCGTCTGCGTGCCGACCTTCGTCTCGGGCCTGCTGCTGATCTATGTGTTCTACTATCTGCTCGGCCTTGCGCCTGATCCGACCGGGCGGATCGACGTCTTCACCTCGCTGCCGCCGCAGCGCACCGGGTTCCTGTCGATCGACTTCCTGCTCGCGGGAGACATCGAGGGCTGGTGGGCGACCTGCAAGCAGCTGATCCTGCCCGCGCTGAGTATGGCCCTGTTCGTCATCGCGCCGCTGGCGCGGATCACCCGTGCCTCGATGCTGGTCTCGCTCGGCAGCGATTTCGTGCGCACCGCGCGCTCGGTCGGATTGTCCTGGCAGAAGGTCGTCGTCACCTATGCGCTGCGCAATGCGATCCTGCCCGTCATCACCATTGCCGGCATCGTGTTCTCGACCATGCTTGGCGCGAACGTCCTGGTGGAGAAGGTGTTCTCCTGGCCGGGCGTTGCCTCCTACGCGCTCGATGCGCTGCTGTCGTCCGACTATGCTCCGGTGCAGGGTTTCGTGCTGCTGATGGCTGGCATCTTTGTGCTGGTCAATCTGGTCGTCGATATCTGCTACGGCATCGCCGATCCCAGGGTGTCGATCGGATGA
- a CDS encoding ABC transporter permease: MTSATLRHSVWILRGNPLTGVAAAGVLLFVLVAIFGPWLVPYDPIVSNVSEALQPPSAAHLAGTDQLGRDVFSRLVVAARLDLAIAVSAVGISFVIGAVVGSFCGYAGGRLDRSVGRFVDVMMAFPLFVLAMAMVAALGNRIENIVIATAIINLPFYIRFARAEVNVRRNVGWVEAARSCGESHFSVVLRFLLPNILPAMAVQISLNLGWAILNAAGLSFIGLGVKPPTPEWGIMVAEGARFISTGRWWLVAFPGLALMMAVLCFNLLGDGMRDILDPRMRT, translated from the coding sequence ATGACCAGCGCAACCCTCCGCCATTCGGTCTGGATTTTGCGCGGCAACCCGCTGACCGGCGTCGCCGCGGCCGGTGTCCTGCTGTTCGTCCTTGTCGCGATCTTCGGACCGTGGCTGGTGCCCTATGATCCCATTGTCTCCAATGTCTCGGAGGCCCTGCAGCCGCCGAGCGCGGCGCACCTCGCCGGCACCGACCAGCTCGGGCGCGACGTGTTCAGCCGCCTCGTCGTTGCGGCCCGACTCGACCTCGCCATCGCGGTCTCGGCGGTCGGCATCTCCTTCGTGATCGGCGCTGTCGTCGGCTCCTTCTGCGGCTATGCCGGCGGCAGGCTCGACCGCTCGGTCGGCCGCTTCGTCGATGTCATGATGGCCTTTCCGCTGTTTGTGCTGGCGATGGCGATGGTTGCGGCGCTCGGCAATCGGATCGAGAACATCGTGATTGCGACCGCGATCATCAACCTTCCCTTCTACATCCGCTTCGCGCGCGCCGAGGTCAACGTCCGGCGCAATGTCGGCTGGGTGGAGGCGGCGCGTTCCTGCGGCGAGAGCCATTTCTCGGTGGTGCTGCGCTTCCTGCTGCCGAACATCCTGCCGGCGATGGCGGTGCAGATCTCGCTCAACCTCGGCTGGGCGATCCTGAACGCTGCCGGACTCTCCTTCATTGGGCTTGGCGTCAAGCCGCCGACGCCGGAATGGGGCATCATGGTCGCGGAGGGCGCCCGCTTCATCTCGACGGGGCGGTGGTGGTTGGTAGCCTTTCCGGGCCTCGCATTGATGATGGCCGTGCTGTGCTTCAACCTCCTCGGTGACGGGATGCGGGACATTCTCGATCCGCGCATGCGCACATGA
- a CDS encoding ABC transporter ATP-binding protein: protein MSGELLRIDDLHVAFSTRRGMVEAVRGVTLNVEAGEMLGLVGESGSGKSVTGFATTRLLDAAGRVTAGKILFRGQDVTKLRGDDLRQLQGAAMSMIFQNPRAALNPIRAIGLQIADAILTHKRISKDAARAEALELLRAVQIRDPETRMNAYPHELSGGMCQRVMIAIAISCNPALLIADEPTTGLDVTTQKVVMDLLAEIAAARGMATILITHDLGLAARYCRRIAVMERGRIVEEASPRTLFSAPQHAYTRRLVAASPTATSGIADLVTEEEREGYAAVVSRPRQEPVHGTPPLLEVRKLAKRFDEGAAAVADFSMTMAGGESVGLVGESGSGKSTTSRMICRLIDPSEGEIVFDGQSIGHVASRDFHRSRFRKDIQMVFQDPNESLNPRFTAFDCIAHPLMRLDGMRGGDALRKRVEDCAVRVGLPQDLLPRFPHQLSGGQKARVGIARAIACRPRLLVLDEPTAALDVSVQAVVLQLLDRLRRENDIALLFVSHDLNVVRMLCDRTIVLRNGGIVEQGESRALFDNPKTDYTRKLVEAIPHIETGPVLAAAL, encoded by the coding sequence ATGAGCGGGGAATTGCTCAGGATCGACGATCTCCACGTCGCATTCTCGACGCGACGAGGGATGGTCGAGGCCGTGCGCGGAGTCACGCTCAATGTCGAAGCCGGCGAGATGCTCGGCCTCGTCGGCGAGAGCGGCTCTGGCAAATCGGTCACCGGTTTTGCCACGACGCGGCTGCTCGATGCGGCCGGCCGCGTCACCGCAGGCAAGATCCTGTTTCGCGGGCAGGACGTCACAAAACTTAGGGGTGACGATCTCCGGCAGCTCCAGGGCGCCGCGATGTCGATGATCTTCCAGAACCCACGGGCGGCGCTCAATCCGATCCGCGCGATCGGCCTGCAGATCGCGGACGCGATCCTCACGCACAAGCGGATATCGAAGGACGCCGCCCGCGCCGAAGCGCTGGAGCTGTTGCGCGCCGTCCAGATCCGCGACCCCGAGACGCGGATGAACGCCTATCCGCACGAACTCTCCGGCGGCATGTGCCAGCGCGTCATGATCGCGATTGCGATCTCCTGCAATCCGGCGCTCTTGATCGCCGACGAGCCGACGACCGGGCTCGACGTCACCACGCAGAAGGTGGTGATGGACCTCCTGGCGGAGATTGCCGCCGCGCGTGGCATGGCGACGATCCTGATCACGCACGATCTCGGGTTAGCGGCGCGATATTGCCGCCGCATTGCGGTGATGGAGCGCGGCCGCATCGTCGAAGAGGCGAGCCCCAGGACGCTGTTCAGTGCGCCGCAGCACGCCTATACCAGGCGTCTGGTGGCGGCGTCGCCGACCGCGACCTCCGGGATCGCGGACCTCGTGACGGAAGAAGAGCGGGAAGGCTATGCGGCTGTCGTCAGCAGGCCCAGGCAGGAGCCCGTTCACGGGACTCCGCCGCTCCTGGAAGTGCGCAAGCTCGCAAAACGCTTCGACGAGGGCGCTGCGGCGGTGGCGGACTTCTCGATGACGATGGCCGGCGGCGAGAGCGTCGGCCTCGTCGGTGAATCCGGCTCCGGCAAGAGCACGACGTCGCGCATGATTTGCCGCCTGATCGATCCGAGCGAGGGCGAGATCGTGTTCGACGGGCAGTCGATCGGCCACGTGGCGTCGCGCGACTTTCATCGCTCGCGCTTCCGCAAAGACATCCAGATGGTGTTCCAGGACCCGAACGAGAGCCTCAACCCGCGCTTCACCGCCTTCGATTGCATCGCCCATCCCCTGATGCGGCTCGACGGCATGCGTGGGGGCGATGCGCTGCGCAAGCGGGTGGAAGACTGCGCCGTTCGTGTGGGGCTGCCGCAGGATCTGTTGCCGCGCTTTCCGCATCAGCTCTCCGGCGGCCAGAAGGCGCGCGTCGGCATCGCCCGCGCCATCGCCTGCCGGCCGCGGCTCCTGGTGCTGGACGAGCCGACCGCTGCGCTCGACGTCTCCGTGCAGGCGGTGGTGCTGCAACTGCTCGACCGCCTGCGGCGCGAGAACGACATCGCGCTGCTGTTCGTCAGCCATGATCTCAACGTGGTGCGCATGCTCTGCGATCGCACCATCGTGCTGCGCAATGGCGGCATCGTGGAGCAGGGCGAGAGCCGGGCGCTGTTCGACAATCCCAAGACCGACTACACGCGCAAGCTGGTCGAGGCGATCCCGCATATCGAGACCGGGCCAGTGCTGGCGGCCGCGCTTTGA
- a CDS encoding ABC transporter substrate-binding protein yields the protein MDRRTVLKGLAGAGGLALSGLSAPAIAQGASARTLRFVPQANLANFDPIWGTQYVVRNAAALVWDTLYGVDSSLQPQRQMVESEEVTDDGTTWTFKLRSGLKFHDGEPVLSKDVVASLTRWAARDPMGLMLKALQQELTAVDDRTFKWVLKQPFPKMLYALGKNNSPCAFIMPERIAQTDPFKQIGDYVGSGPMKFAKGEWVPGAKAVFEKFADYVPRQEKASWLAGGKQMLLDRVEWIVMPDPATAAAALQNGEIDWWENPIADLVPVLKKNKNISVDIGDPLGNVGSFRMNFLYPPFNDVRARRAVLMAMSQEDYMRALVGDDNSLWKSLPGFFTPDTPLYTEAGGEVLKGKRDLDAAKKLLAESGYSGQPVTCLVAQDQPITKAFGDVTADLLKKLGMNVDFVATDWGTVGSRRAQKTPPGQGGWNMFHTWHAGSDCINPAPYTAIRANGDKAWFGWPNSPGTEKEVTSWFEAKNLDEEKAAVARLNKVALEDVVYAPTGFFLSYTAWRKNVSGITKGPLPFFWGVSKSA from the coding sequence ATGGATCGCAGGACCGTATTGAAGGGACTGGCCGGCGCGGGCGGTCTGGCACTGAGCGGCCTCTCGGCCCCGGCGATCGCACAAGGCGCCTCCGCGCGCACCCTGCGCTTCGTGCCGCAGGCAAACCTCGCCAATTTCGACCCGATCTGGGGCACGCAATATGTCGTGCGCAATGCCGCCGCGCTGGTCTGGGATACGCTCTACGGCGTCGATTCCTCGCTGCAGCCGCAGCGGCAGATGGTCGAATCCGAGGAAGTGACCGACGACGGCACCACCTGGACCTTCAAGCTGCGTTCGGGGCTCAAATTCCACGATGGCGAGCCGGTGCTGAGCAAGGACGTCGTTGCGAGTCTCACCCGCTGGGCGGCGCGCGATCCCATGGGGCTGATGCTCAAGGCGCTGCAGCAGGAGCTCACCGCTGTCGATGATCGCACCTTCAAATGGGTGCTGAAGCAGCCATTCCCGAAGATGCTCTATGCGCTTGGCAAGAACAACTCGCCTTGCGCCTTCATCATGCCGGAGCGCATTGCGCAGACCGACCCATTCAAGCAGATCGGCGATTATGTCGGCTCGGGGCCGATGAAGTTCGCCAAGGGTGAGTGGGTCCCCGGCGCGAAAGCCGTGTTCGAAAAATTCGCCGACTATGTGCCGCGGCAGGAGAAGGCGTCGTGGCTCGCCGGCGGCAAGCAGATGCTGCTCGACCGCGTCGAATGGATCGTGATGCCCGATCCGGCGACCGCCGCGGCCGCGTTGCAGAACGGCGAGATCGACTGGTGGGAGAACCCGATCGCGGACCTCGTCCCGGTCCTGAAGAAGAACAAGAACATCAGCGTCGACATCGGCGATCCCCTCGGCAATGTCGGCTCGTTCCGCATGAACTTCCTCTATCCGCCCTTCAACGACGTGCGGGCCCGGCGCGCAGTGCTGATGGCGATGAGCCAGGAAGATTACATGCGTGCGCTCGTCGGCGACGACAATTCGCTGTGGAAGTCGCTGCCCGGCTTCTTCACGCCCGATACGCCGCTCTACACCGAGGCGGGCGGCGAGGTCCTGAAGGGCAAGCGCGATCTCGACGCTGCCAAGAAGCTGCTCGCCGAGAGCGGCTATTCCGGCCAGCCGGTGACGTGCCTGGTGGCGCAGGACCAGCCGATCACCAAGGCGTTCGGCGATGTGACCGCCGATCTCTTGAAGAAGCTCGGTATGAATGTCGACTTCGTCGCGACCGATTGGGGCACGGTCGGCTCCCGCCGCGCACAGAAGACACCGCCCGGGCAGGGCGGCTGGAACATGTTCCACACCTGGCATGCGGGTTCGGACTGCATCAATCCGGCGCCCTACACCGCCATCCGCGCCAATGGCGACAAAGCCTGGTTCGGCTGGCCCAACAGCCCCGGCACCGAGAAGGAGGTTACGTCCTGGTTCGAAGCCAAGAACCTCGACGAGGAGAAGGCCGCGGTCGCCCGCCTCAACAAGGTTGCGCTCGAGGACGTCGTCTACGCGCCGACCGGCTTCTTCCTCAGCTACACGGCCTGGCGCAAGAACGTTTCCGGCATCACGAAAGGGCCGCTGCCGTTCTTCTGGGGCGTGTCGAAATCCGCATGA
- a CDS encoding ABC transporter permease, with product MLSYILRRIASTLPVMAIVALFVFSLLYIAPGDPAVVIAGDQASPDDVERIRQSLGLDRPFLIQFGSWVWRILHGDLGTSIFTNLPVSTMIGQRLGPTLSLMMVTLLLTIVVAVPLGVLAAWKAGSLIDRAIMAFAVFGFSLPVFVVGYVLAYVFALELEWLPVQGYTPLAQGVWPWLQNLILPAIALGCVYIALIARITRATMLEVLQQDYIRTARAKGLGQGGILFVHALKNAAVPIVTVIGIGIALLIGGAVVTESVFAIPGLGRLTIDAILRRDYPVIQGIVLLFSFVYVLVNLMIDVIYTLVDPRIRY from the coding sequence ATGCTCTCCTACATCCTCCGGCGTATCGCCTCGACCTTGCCAGTGATGGCGATCGTCGCGCTGTTCGTGTTCAGCCTGCTCTACATCGCGCCGGGTGATCCCGCCGTGGTGATCGCAGGCGATCAGGCAAGTCCGGATGATGTGGAGCGCATCCGTCAGAGCCTCGGCCTCGATCGACCCTTCCTGATCCAGTTCGGCAGCTGGGTCTGGCGCATTCTGCACGGCGATCTCGGCACCTCGATCTTCACCAATCTGCCGGTCTCGACGATGATCGGCCAGCGTCTCGGGCCGACGCTGTCGCTGATGATGGTCACGCTCCTGCTCACGATCGTGGTCGCGGTGCCGCTCGGCGTGCTGGCGGCCTGGAAGGCGGGAAGCCTGATCGACCGGGCCATCATGGCCTTTGCCGTGTTCGGCTTCTCCCTGCCGGTCTTCGTCGTCGGCTATGTCCTCGCCTACGTTTTCGCACTGGAGCTCGAATGGCTTCCCGTGCAGGGCTATACGCCGCTCGCCCAGGGCGTCTGGCCATGGCTGCAAAACCTGATCCTGCCCGCGATCGCACTCGGCTGTGTCTACATCGCACTGATCGCGCGTATCACGCGCGCCACCATGCTCGAAGTGTTGCAGCAGGACTATATCCGCACTGCGCGCGCCAAGGGCCTCGGGCAGGGCGGCATCCTGTTCGTCCACGCGCTGAAGAACGCGGCCGTGCCGATCGTCACGGTGATCGGGATCGGCATCGCGCTCCTGATCGGCGGCGCGGTCGTCACGGAGAGCGTGTTCGCCATTCCCGGCCTCGGCCGGCTCACGATCGACGCGATCCTGCGTCGCGATTATCCCGTCATCCAGGGCATCGTGTTGCTGTTCAGCTTCGTCTACGTCCTCGTCAATCTGATGATCGACGTCATTTATACGCTCGTTGACCCGAGGATTCGCTATTGA
- a CDS encoding ABC transporter permease → MTDTTVNPQALPAGFVLAPQLPEILRPVTIRRGFVGLLRGHPTVAIGGTLLLLLVLIAIFAPYLGTVDPTALAPAKRTRAPSAAFWFGSDVLGRDIYSRVLFGARVSLTVGLSVAIFASAVGLAIGIVSGFIRWADGILMRFMDGLMSIPPILLAIALMALTRGSVGNVILAITVAEIPRVSRLVRSVVLSLREQPYVDAAVACGTRTPMIILRHILPNTLAPMLIQATYICASAMITEAILSFIGAGTPPTIPSWGNIMAEGRALWQVKPYIVFFPAAFLSVTVLAVNLLGDGLRDALDPRMAKSL, encoded by the coding sequence TTGACCGACACGACCGTCAATCCGCAAGCGCTGCCGGCGGGCTTCGTCCTCGCGCCGCAACTGCCCGAGATCCTCCGGCCGGTCACGATCCGGCGCGGCTTCGTCGGGCTGCTGCGCGGCCATCCCACCGTTGCCATCGGCGGCACGTTGCTGCTGTTGCTCGTCCTGATCGCGATCTTTGCGCCTTATCTTGGAACGGTGGATCCGACCGCGCTCGCGCCCGCCAAGCGCACCCGCGCGCCGTCGGCTGCCTTCTGGTTTGGCTCCGACGTGCTCGGTCGCGACATCTATTCGCGCGTGCTGTTCGGCGCGCGGGTCTCGCTCACGGTCGGACTGTCAGTTGCGATATTTGCCTCCGCAGTCGGTCTCGCCATCGGCATCGTCTCCGGCTTCATCCGCTGGGCCGACGGCATCTTGATGCGCTTCATGGACGGGTTGATGTCGATCCCGCCGATCCTGCTGGCGATCGCGCTGATGGCGCTGACACGCGGCAGCGTCGGCAACGTCATTCTCGCGATCACCGTCGCCGAAATTCCGCGGGTTTCCCGTCTTGTCCGTAGTGTCGTGCTGTCGCTGCGCGAGCAGCCTTACGTGGATGCGGCGGTCGCCTGTGGCACGCGCACACCGATGATCATCCTGCGCCACATCCTGCCCAACACGCTGGCGCCGATGCTGATCCAGGCGACTTACATTTGCGCCAGCGCGATGATCACGGAGGCGATCCTGTCCTTCATCGGCGCGGGAACGCCGCCGACCATTCCGTCCTGGGGCAACATCATGGCGGAGGGGCGGGCGCTGTGGCAGGTCAAGCCCTACATCGTGTTCTTTCCGGCGGCCTTTCTGTCCGTCACCGTGCTCGCCGTCAACCTGCTCGGCGATGGCCTTCGCGATGCGCTCGATCCGCGCATGGCCAAGAGCCTCTGA